The genomic DNA CGACCACCAGGACCGGGTTTCCGACGATCAATGGTTGTGTGGGCACTTACCCTCCTGTGACTGCGATACGTGGATCCGCGGCGGCCTGCAGCAGGTCGACGGCGGTGTTGATGAACACATAGAGCGCGCCGAGCATCAGCGTCACCCCGGCGATGGCCGGGAAGTCGGCCACCGGGATGCTCTGCGCGATGTACTGCCCGATGCCGGGCCAGCCGAAGACCTGCTCCACCACCAGGACACCGGCGAACATCAGCCCGACCTGCAGACCGGTCATCGACAGCGCCGCGCCCACCGAGTTGCGCAGCACATGCCGGGCCAGGATGCGGGTCTCCGAAAGCCCTTTGGCGCGTGCGGTTCTGGCGTAGTCACTGTCGATGTCCGACAACAGGCTCGAGCGCAGCACCCGCCCGATGGCCACCGCCGGGCCGATAGCGATCACCAGCGCCGGCAACAGCAGGTGGTGCAGAGCGTCGAGCACCACGTCGATCCTGCCGTGCAGCAGTCCGTCGACGGTCAACAGCCCGGTCGGCCCGTCGGGCGCACTCGCGACACCACTGCGGCCGTTGGCCGGGACCCACCCCAACTGCTGGTAGAACACGATCAGTCCGAGGATGCCCAGCAGGAACATCGGCGCCGACGCCCCGGTGAACAGCACGGCGCGCAGCACGCCCGACCCTCGCCATTTCAGCGTGGTGGAGAAGGCCAGCAGCGCCGCCAGCACCAGGGCCGCGGCCATTCCGAACAGTGCCAGTTCCAGTGTGGCAGGCAGGAAGTCACCCAGATCGGAGGCCACCGGATGCCGGGTGCGGTAGGACGTGCCGAGGTCGCCCTGTACCGCGGAGGTCAGATAGTTCCAGAACTGGCTCAGCAGTGGGTCGTTGAGCCCGAGTGCGTCGCGGCGGGCGGCCACGGCGTCGGCGGAGGCCTGGGCACCCAGCTGGGCTTTCACCGGATCCAGCGGCGAGATGTGCTGCAGGATGAACATCACGCCGGTCAGCGCGATCAGGATGGCGATCATGGCCGCCACCCGGGTCACCACGAAAGTTCGCACCGTCACACCGTCTTCATCAGGTTGCGCAGGCTGTCGCCGGCGATGTTGCCGATCAGGGCCAGCACCAGCACGCCGAGGCCCGGCATCACCGGGATCCACCACTGTTGCAGGAAGTAGCTCAGATTCCGGGCGGCGTCGGCGCCGAGTTCCGGTGCCGGAGCGGACTGCCCGAGGCCCAGGAAGGACAGTGCGGCCAGGGTGAGGATGAGGGTGCCGATGTCGAGGCTGGCCGCCACCAGCGCGTTGGGTACCGCACCCGGCATGAGGTGACGGAACAGAAGCCGCAATCGGCCCACCCCGGCCAGCCGCGCCGCCTCCACGTGCGGGCGGGCCGCCAGGCGGGCCACCTCGCCGCGCACCAGCCGTGCATAAAACGGCCACCACACGATCGACACGGCGATCAAGGTGTGCACGAATCCGGGCCCCAGCGCGGCCACCACGGCAATGGCCAGCACCGGTGCGGGCAACGACAGGAAGGCGTCGGTGATCCGCATCAGGGCGGTGTCGACCCAGCCGCCGGCGGCCCCGGCGACCAACCCGACCAGCCCGCCGATGGCCAAGCCGATGGCGACCACCACCAAGGCGGCGAACCAGCTCGAGCGCACGCCGTAGAGCACCCGGGACAGCAGGTCACGGCCGATGTTGTCGGTGCCGAGCAGAAAACCCTGAGAGCCGGGCGGCTGCAGGGGCATGCCTGCGGGCACCAGCGGGTCGTGCGGCGCGAGCACGGGTACCGCCACGGCCACCAGCGTGACCACGAACAGCAGCGAGAACCCGGCCCAGTTGGCCAGCATGGCGCGGGAAGTCGGCATCGCCAGCGCGCGCCGGGGTCTGCCGGTGGCGGCCGCGGGTGCCGGCAGGGTGGCGTCGGTGATCACGGCCATTCAGCCGGCCCTCCTCTCGATGCACGCCACCTGGTGGGGTGAACCCGGGCGGCCTTCCAGGCGGACGTCCAGCGCGGTGTCGCTGCAGGCGTCGATGGCGACGGGACAGCGGGGATGGAAGGCGCAGCCGCTGGGCGGTGCCAGCGCGCTGGCCGGTTCGCCGGCGAGCAGCGGGGTCACCCGTCCCAGGTCGGGAATCGAGTTCACCAGGGCCTGGGTGTAAGGGTGGGTGGGCTCGGCGATCACCTGGTCGACGGGGCCGATCTCGACGATGCGCCCCAGGTACATGACGGCAACCCGGTCGGCGACCACCCGGGCCACCGACAGGTCGTGGGTGACGAACACCACCGACATGTCGAGTTCCCGACGCAGGTCGCCGATCAGGTTCAGCACCGAGGCCGCCAGCGAGACGTCCAGGGCACTGGTCGGCTCGTCGCACAACAGCACCGACGGCGGTACCACGGTGGCCCGGGCCAGCGAAACCCGTTGCCGCTGACCGCCAGAGAGCTGCGCCGAGCGAGACTTCATCACGTCCTGCGGCAGGCCCACCCGGTCGAGCACCCGGGCGACCGCCTCGGCGCGCTCGCGCCGGGACATCCCGGTGCGCCGCAGCCGTTCGGTGATCAGTTCGCCGACCGTCAGCCACGGCGTCAGCGAGGCCCCGGCGTCCTGGAACACCATCTGGGGACCGGTCTCCCCGCCCAGGGTGACGCTCCCCGAGGTCGGGGTGTCCAGACCGGCGATCAACCGCAGCAGCGTCGACTTTCCGGAACCACTCTCCCCCACCAGCGCCAGCGACTCACCTTGGGCCACCTGCAGCGAGATACCGCGCAACGCTTGCAGTCTGGTGTGCCGCGCGAGGGAGAACACCTTGGTAGCATCACGCACGGACACGGCGGCGGGGCCGTCGGAACGGACAACGAGAGCGGGGTGGCTCTCGGCGGTGGCGGTGGCCGCGCCATCCAAGCCGGTGTGCACCTGCTCGGCCGACAGGATGCAGGCGCTCACCCGATCCGGGGCCACGGCGACGGGATCCGGTGGCCTGCTTCCGCATTCCGGTTTCGACAGCACACAGCGAGGTTCGAAGGCGCACCCGGGCAGCGGGGTCACCGCGCTGGGGACGGCCCCGGCCAACGCAGCCAGGCGGTGATCGCGGGAGGTGTCCAGGGTCAGCCGCGAACGCAGCAGGCCGTGGGTGTAGGGATGTGCGGGCCGGGCCAGGACGTCGGCGGTGGGGCCTATCTCGGCGATCCGGCCGGCGTAGAGCACCGCGATGCGGTCGGCGATCTGGGCCGCCACCCCGAGGTCGTGGGTGATCAGCACGATGCTGCACCCGATCTCGTCACGCAGCCGACGCAGCAGCCGCAGCACCTGCGCCTGCACGGTGACATCGAGTGCGGTGGTGGGTTCGTCGGCGATGATCAGGTCGGGATCCCCGGCGATGGCGATGGCGATCATCACCCGCTGGCGCAGACCACCGGAGAGCTCGTGCGGGTAGGCACGCATCCGGCGGGCCGGGTCCGGGATGCCAACCGCGGTCAGCAGTCGTAGCGCCTCCTCGTCGGAGCCCGCCGCCTCAGCGACCTGCCTGCCGATCCGCATCGTCGGGTTGAGCGAGGTCATCGGATCCTGGAACACCGCGCCGAGGTCGAGGCGCCGCACGCGACGCAGATCCTTGGCCTGGCCCGCCACCATGTCGGATCCGGCCACCTCGACGCTGCCGTCGACGCGCGCGGTCGCAGGCAGCAGCCCCAGCATGCTGAATCCCAGAACGCTCTTACCCGAGCCGGATTCGCCGACCAGGCCGATGATCTCGCCCCTGGTGATCTGCAGGGACACCCCTCGCAGGGCGTGCACGTCCTTGCCTGCGCGGCGGAATGTCACCCGCAGGGCGCTGACGTCGGCCACCAGGTCCGCGGAGGTCCCGGGAGCCGTTGCGTCGGCCTCGATCTCGGAGGTGGCACTGGCCATCCATCACTCCCGCTGGTCGCTGTTCCAGGCGCGGGTGGCACGACGTCGAGCCGGTGAGCCTGTCGGTTGACAGTTTTCCGAGTGCGATGACGCCGTTGGTGTCGCCGGCGTAACCGATTGATGAGCGCGCGTAACCGCTTGCGACTCGGATGTTTCTGTCGTGTGACAGATAACCCACGCACTCCACTTCCCGCTGTTGCTGCGACACGATGGGCCCGTGACCACCACGCGCGGCAGACCGAGGCTCCGCTCGCAGCGCCGCCCGGGTGTCAGCGCCCGCGACGAGATCCTCGATGCCGCCGGTGAGCTGTTCACCACCCGCGGCTACGCCAGTACCTCCACCCGCACCATCGCCGAGGCGGTGGGTGTCCGGCAGGCCTCGCTCTACCACTACTTCAGGACCAAGGACGACATCCTCTCGGCTCTGCTGCACCAGACGGTCACTCCCTCGCTGCGGTTCGCCGAGCAACTCACGGAGGCTCACCAGGGCCTGCCAGCGGGCGGGCGACTGCACGCGCTCGCGGTCTTCGACGGCACGCAGCTGCTCACCGGCCCCTGGAACCTGGGCGCGCTCTATCTGCTTCCCGAGCTCCGGGAGGCCCGGCTGGCTTCGTTCTGGCTGGATCGGGAGCGGTTGCGCCTGCACTACCTCCAGTTCAGCCGGGCTACCCGGCCCGTCGACGACGACACCGCCGACCTGCCCTTCCGGCTGGTGGAAGCACTGGTCAACATGAGGGCCGCGGGTGATCACAGCAGTCCCGAACCGCTGCTGGCCACCCGCGTCGCGGACGCCTGCCTACGGGTGCTCGGTGTGCCCCCGGAGGCCATCGACACCGCGCGGGCTCATACGGCGCGCCTGCTGCCCGCCACCTGACCGGCATCCCCGACGTCGCGGGCACCCACCTGTAGCATGCGCGACATGCCGTTGGCCGACGGTGCCACCTTTGCTGGCTACACGATCATCCGCCTGCTCGGTGCAGGCGGCATGGGCGAGGTCTACCTCGCCCGGCATCCGCGTCTCCCCCGGGAGGACGCGCTCAAGGTGCTGCCGCCGTCGGTGAGCACGGACCGGGAATTCCGGGATCGTTTTGAACGCGAGGCGGACCTGGTCGCCGGCCTGTGGCACCCCCACATCGTCGGCGTTCACGACCGCGGCGAGTTCGATGGCCAGCTGTGGATCTCGATGGATTTCGTCGACGGCACCGACGCGGGCGTGCTGCTGCGTGAGCAGCCCGGCGGCCTGCCTCCCGAGCAGGTGGTGGCCATCGTCTCGGCGGTGGCCGACGCGCTGGACTACGCCCACGACCGCCGCCTGCTGCACCGCGACGTGAAACCGGCCAACATCCTCATCACCGCACCGGGAACCGGAAGCCGGCGAATCGTGTTGGCCGACTTCGGAATTGCCCGCCGCGCCGATGAGGCCAGCGGACTGACGGCCACCAACATGACCGTGGGCACGGTGTCCTACGCCGCACCGGAGCAACTGATGGGCAACCCACTGGACGGCCGGGCCGACCAGTACGCCCTGGCCGCCACCGCGTTCCACCTGCTCACCGGAGCGCCGCCGTTCCAGCACACCAACCCCGCAGTCGTCATCAGCCAGCATCTGACCGCCCGTCCCCCGAGCCTGTCGGACCGCAAGCCCGAGCTGGCCCACCTGGACTCCGCACTCGGCAAGGCACTGGCCAAAGACCCTGCCGATCGGTATGCGCGCTGCCTGGACTTCGCGCGCGCACTGGCCCACCAGATCGGCGTCTCGACCCCGATGCCCGCGGTCGACGCCGCACCGGAGGCGGGCGAGAAGACGCAGCTGGCCACCGCGGCTCGACCGCAACCGCCGGCGCGCGGCTGGGCGCGTCCGGCCGTGCTGGTACCGGTGGTCCTGGCGCTGCTCCTGGTGGTCGCGGTCGCTTTTGCCGTCGGCGAGTTCACCGCCGACCAGGAGACCGGCGTCGACGCACGCACCACCACCCGCACCACCGTGGCTGCGGCGCCGCCGCCGCCACCGGTGAGCACCGATGTGGTGACCGAGACCGAAACCGAGACCGCGGCGCCGGTCACCACCACCTCGACGGCCACCACGACGCCGCCGGCCGCAGCGGTCGGCGCAGACTGCACCGAGGCAGGTGCCACCGGCGTCACCGCGGACGGAGCCACCGTGTACTGCGCGAATCTGCAGTACACCGACCGCTACCTGTGGTCGACCAGCCCCGCCGAGATCGCCAACCCGGTGCTGACCACCTCACCGAGCACGCCGGTCCCAGACGAAACCGAATCACCGGTGCGGATCTGCATGGAACAGACCGGGCACACCAGGCTGCGCTGCGCTGCGGACATTCTGCGTGGAAACGGCGGCTGACCTGCAGCCGTGACGGTTGTGGAAACGTTTTGTGACCCGCGGGCGATAAGCCCGGCGTTGTGGTCGGAGTTTCTCGACCCCGGCGACTGCGATAGGTTCTCCCCGCAGCCACACCGAAGAAGAGGTCGTCTTGAAGAAGCCTGATGTGAAGAAGTTCGTTCTTTTCGTCGGCGGCGCCAGTGCCGCGTTCACGATGGTCGTGATGGGTACCGGCCAGGCGAACGCCGAGGTGCCCGATGTCACCGGTGAGCCCTACGGCCGCGCGGTCGCCATCTTGAAGAACCTCGGATACAAGGCCGTCTTCGGCGGCGCCATCGGCAACGACCTCCCCCAGTCGCAGTGCATGGTCCTCGAGCAGCAGCCGAACGGGCGTTCCGTCCGGCTCCGCCTGAACTGCGACCTGCAACCCGGCCAGGAGCAGCCGGTGGCCCCCAACACGCACTCTCTGGTTCCGCCCGGCGGCTCCATCCCCACCGGTACCAGCGGCGCGCCTGCACCCGCTGATCCGGGCCGTCCCACCCCGGGCGCCGGAACGGTCACCGTCACTCCCCGCCAGGTGGGCTGACCTCACCGGAGATCATCGCGTGGAGCTCGTCGAGGCTCCACGGCGGCGACGCACTGTGGTCGCGGTAGCCGAGGAGGTCCGGGCGCGGTCGGGCGAATCTGCCGACGAAGTTGCCTGCACCGATCAGGATCTGCCCCGTCACTCCGCGGGCCAGATCGCTGACCAGGTACGCGTACAGCGCGGCCACGTAGTCCGGTGGCGCCGGATCCAACGCTGCATGCATGGACACGTCGTCGAGCAGACCGCGCCGGTGCAGAGTACGGATCTGCTGTTCGTACTGCGCGCCGGTGGAGAGCCGCGTCCTGGCGCCCGGGCACACCACGTTGGCCCGCA from Mycolicibacterium tokaiense includes the following:
- a CDS encoding ABC transporter permease — its product is MAVITDATLPAPAAATGRPRRALAMPTSRAMLANWAGFSLLFVVTLVAVAVPVLAPHDPLVPAGMPLQPPGSQGFLLGTDNIGRDLLSRVLYGVRSSWFAALVVVAIGLAIGGLVGLVAGAAGGWVDTALMRITDAFLSLPAPVLAIAVVAALGPGFVHTLIAVSIVWWPFYARLVRGEVARLAARPHVEAARLAGVGRLRLLFRHLMPGAVPNALVAASLDIGTLILTLAALSFLGLGQSAPAPELGADAARNLSYFLQQWWIPVMPGLGVLVLALIGNIAGDSLRNLMKTV
- a CDS encoding TetR/AcrR family transcriptional regulator yields the protein MTTTRGRPRLRSQRRPGVSARDEILDAAGELFTTRGYASTSTRTIAEAVGVRQASLYHYFRTKDDILSALLHQTVTPSLRFAEQLTEAHQGLPAGGRLHALAVFDGTQLLTGPWNLGALYLLPELREARLASFWLDRERLRLHYLQFSRATRPVDDDTADLPFRLVEALVNMRAAGDHSSPEPLLATRVADACLRVLGVPPEAIDTARAHTARLLPAT
- a CDS encoding dipeptide ABC transporter ATP-binding protein → MASATSEIEADATAPGTSADLVADVSALRVTFRRAGKDVHALRGVSLQITRGEIIGLVGESGSGKSVLGFSMLGLLPATARVDGSVEVAGSDMVAGQAKDLRRVRRLDLGAVFQDPMTSLNPTMRIGRQVAEAAGSDEEALRLLTAVGIPDPARRMRAYPHELSGGLRQRVMIAIAIAGDPDLIIADEPTTALDVTVQAQVLRLLRRLRDEIGCSIVLITHDLGVAAQIADRIAVLYAGRIAEIGPTADVLARPAHPYTHGLLRSRLTLDTSRDHRLAALAGAVPSAVTPLPGCAFEPRCVLSKPECGSRPPDPVAVAPDRVSACILSAEQVHTGLDGAATATAESHPALVVRSDGPAAVSVRDATKVFSLARHTRLQALRGISLQVAQGESLALVGESGSGKSTLLRLIAGLDTPTSGSVTLGGETGPQMVFQDAGASLTPWLTVGELITERLRRTGMSRRERAEAVARVLDRVGLPQDVMKSRSAQLSGGQRQRVSLARATVVPPSVLLCDEPTSALDVSLAASVLNLIGDLRRELDMSVVFVTHDLSVARVVADRVAVMYLGRIVEIGPVDQVIAEPTHPYTQALVNSIPDLGRVTPLLAGEPASALAPPSGCAFHPRCPVAIDACSDTALDVRLEGRPGSPHQVACIERRAG
- a CDS encoding ABC transporter permease; protein product: MRTFVVTRVAAMIAILIALTGVMFILQHISPLDPVKAQLGAQASADAVAARRDALGLNDPLLSQFWNYLTSAVQGDLGTSYRTRHPVASDLGDFLPATLELALFGMAAALVLAALLAFSTTLKWRGSGVLRAVLFTGASAPMFLLGILGLIVFYQQLGWVPANGRSGVASAPDGPTGLLTVDGLLHGRIDVVLDALHHLLLPALVIAIGPAVAIGRVLRSSLLSDIDSDYARTARAKGLSETRILARHVLRNSVGAALSMTGLQVGLMFAGVLVVEQVFGWPGIGQYIAQSIPVADFPAIAGVTLMLGALYVFINTAVDLLQAAADPRIAVTGG
- a CDS encoding serine/threonine-protein kinase translates to MPLADGATFAGYTIIRLLGAGGMGEVYLARHPRLPREDALKVLPPSVSTDREFRDRFEREADLVAGLWHPHIVGVHDRGEFDGQLWISMDFVDGTDAGVLLREQPGGLPPEQVVAIVSAVADALDYAHDRRLLHRDVKPANILITAPGTGSRRIVLADFGIARRADEASGLTATNMTVGTVSYAAPEQLMGNPLDGRADQYALAATAFHLLTGAPPFQHTNPAVVISQHLTARPPSLSDRKPELAHLDSALGKALAKDPADRYARCLDFARALAHQIGVSTPMPAVDAAPEAGEKTQLATAARPQPPARGWARPAVLVPVVLALLLVVAVAFAVGEFTADQETGVDARTTTRTTVAAAPPPPPVSTDVVTETETETAAPVTTTSTATTTPPAAAVGADCTEAGATGVTADGATVYCANLQYTDRYLWSTSPAEIANPVLTTSPSTPVPDETESPVRICMEQTGHTRLRCAADILRGNGG